A portion of the Pedobacter cryoconitis genome contains these proteins:
- a CDS encoding thioesterase II family protein produces MNNKVIALPFAGGNKYSFNSIEKHVPKKLDWITLELPGRGNRFKESLLDKVEQMVDDLLNQLMPHIKEGNYILYGHSMGTLLVNLSAL; encoded by the coding sequence ATGAACAATAAGGTAATAGCTCTCCCATTTGCAGGAGGTAATAAATATAGTTTTAATAGTATTGAGAAGCATGTTCCCAAAAAATTAGATTGGATTACTTTGGAGCTTCCTGGAAGAGGTAATCGTTTTAAAGAAAGTTTGTTGGATAAAGTTGAACAAATGGTAGATGATCTTTTGAATCAACTCATGCCTCATATAAAAGAAGGAAATTATATTTTATATGGGCATAGTATGGGGACATTATTAGTTAACTTGTCGGCGCTTTAA
- a CDS encoding acyltransferase family protein, protein MRIKQIDILRGIAALLVTIFHLTGSAGLSKATASYGSYGWLGVQIFFVISGFVLPYSMYKTGYNISSFGTFLIKRIVRVYPPYLVAIAIAVAMAIATGRELLYGITLLSHFLFLNELLGLHSWSPVFWTLFIEFQFYILIGILFPIVVSNNYKSLAFVFVMSILSLLFSRSIVVYWFPFFGLGILIFNKYFTNMSLKMFWFGITTLTVLIAYVHGISHAVAGLSAVLFILFVKADQETFFNRALFGLGNISYSLYLVHWELGRAAVNISRHLPFVGSNEVIKVLTGLAFSIISAYIFYILVEKPSVRYSSRIKYNTRLISIKRAFKRA, encoded by the coding sequence ATGCGCATAAAACAAATTGATATACTGCGAGGAATAGCAGCTCTCTTAGTTACTATTTTTCATTTGACTGGAAGTGCCGGTTTGTCAAAAGCAACGGCATCGTATGGTTCTTATGGTTGGCTTGGAGTACAAATATTCTTTGTAATAAGTGGTTTTGTACTCCCTTATAGCATGTACAAGACCGGCTACAACATATCTAGTTTTGGTACATTTCTCATAAAAAGGATTGTAAGGGTATACCCTCCTTATCTCGTTGCAATAGCCATTGCAGTTGCAATGGCTATTGCAACGGGTAGAGAATTGTTATATGGAATCACTCTTTTGTCTCACTTTCTTTTTTTAAACGAGCTGCTTGGCCTGCATAGTTGGTCACCTGTATTTTGGACATTGTTTATCGAATTTCAATTTTATATTCTGATTGGAATTTTGTTCCCTATCGTGGTTTCTAACAACTATAAATCATTGGCATTCGTTTTTGTAATGTCAATTCTTTCTTTGCTGTTTTCACGGTCAATTGTAGTGTATTGGTTTCCCTTTTTTGGTTTAGGAATACTTATTTTCAATAAGTATTTTACCAACATGTCATTAAAGATGTTCTGGTTCGGTATAACTACACTGACAGTGTTAATTGCATATGTTCATGGAATATCACACGCAGTCGCAGGGTTGTCGGCAGTACTGTTTATACTCTTTGTTAAAGCTGACCAGGAAACATTCTTTAACCGAGCCTTATTTGGCCTTGGCAACATAAGTTACTCTTTGTATTTGGTTCATTGGGAACTTGGTAGGGCAGCTGTAAATATTTCTAGGCACCTTCCGTTTGTCGGCAGCAATGAAGTAATTAAAGTCCTAACCGGATTAGCATTCTCTATCATTTCAGCATACATATTTTATATACTTGTCGAGAAGCCGTCTGTTAGATATAGTTCAAGAATCAAGTATAACACTCGTTTAATTTCAATTAAAAGGGCGTTTAAACGAGCGTGA
- a CDS encoding FkbM family methyltransferase, with translation MNRTLKFIFNHPLTRNNRFSAIINLFKWQIFSRVINFPIVYQFTEKSKLLVWRGLTGATGNFYCGLHEFEDMAFLLHILREDDLFLDIGANVGSYTMLASSEIGAKTIAFEPILKTFKIFSQNIAINSIQDKVEALNIGLGSCKSVLKFTTSFDTGNHVSSPGDTEITEVNVDTLDNILSGRSPLLMKIDVEGFETEVLNGSRNTLEDKSLKAIIIELNGSGDRYGFDEKNIHLLLLNHGFNPYKYDPMVRDLTVTAPGGHHNTLYIRDLDFVTDRLKTARKIKVKNKEV, from the coding sequence ATGAACAGAACGCTAAAATTTATTTTTAATCATCCACTTACGAGAAACAATCGCTTTTCTGCAATTATTAATTTGTTCAAATGGCAGATTTTTTCCAGGGTTATCAATTTTCCAATTGTATACCAGTTTACGGAAAAAAGTAAGCTTTTAGTTTGGAGGGGCCTTACTGGTGCGACTGGTAATTTTTATTGTGGACTACATGAGTTTGAAGATATGGCCTTTCTGCTTCACATACTAAGGGAGGATGATCTATTTTTGGATATCGGGGCTAATGTCGGCAGTTATACTATGCTGGCTTCTTCGGAAATCGGTGCAAAGACTATTGCATTTGAACCGATACTTAAAACATTTAAGATCTTTAGTCAAAATATAGCAATTAATAGCATTCAAGATAAAGTAGAGGCTTTAAATATTGGCTTAGGTAGCTGTAAAAGCGTTTTAAAATTTACAACATCTTTTGATACGGGGAATCATGTTAGTAGCCCTGGCGACACAGAGATTACAGAAGTAAATGTGGACACTTTGGATAATATCCTTTCTGGCAGAAGTCCTTTATTGATGAAGATTGACGTAGAGGGTTTTGAAACAGAAGTGCTAAATGGCAGCCGGAATACTCTTGAAGATAAGTCACTGAAAGCAATTATTATTGAGCTTAATGGTTCTGGTGACCGATATGGTTTTGATGAAAAAAATATTCATTTACTTCTTTTAAATCATGGTTTTAACCCTTATAAATATGATCCTATGGTTAGGGATTTGACTGTAACGGCTCCTGGTGGACATCATAACACCTTATATATACGTGATCTTGATTTTGTAACGGATAGATTAAAAACAGCGAGAAAAATTAAGGTGAAAAATAAAGAAGTGTAA
- a CDS encoding TolC family protein: protein MEPVVMPKMQTMPGAFNRIENSPEHLLNWKEIFTDRELVSLIDTALNTNFELKSEMQQIIVAEANLKLAKASMLPGLNTSITAGLDRFGKYTMNGVGNYDTNLSPNVSTNQQIPTPTPDYFMGFRSSWEIDIWGKLSKRKEAAYSRYLATKMGQQWLRTQVVAQVAQLYFELIALDKHAEILKRNIALQKKGVEIIEAQMAGGRATSLAVSQFKAQMMATQGSSYQITQAIVKTENELNNLLGRFPAPIKRDSSSITRVLPDQIYAGIPVRVILNRPDIKQAELELRAAKADVQAARKALLPSFTLDAYSGINSFKLPLLFSPGSLASGVLGGLTAPIFNRGALKNGNRIANAAQLSAFYNYQRTVLQGYQEVSTQLSAIDNYKRAYQLKTSEVGELKTALSTANDLYLAGYASYLEVIVAQGSMLNSEIEQVGLKRDSYITLINLFRALGGNISE, encoded by the coding sequence ATGGAACCTGTAGTCATGCCCAAAATGCAGACCATGCCCGGTGCATTTAATCGCATTGAAAATTCACCTGAGCACCTGTTGAACTGGAAAGAGATCTTTACTGATCGGGAACTTGTTTCATTAATTGACACCGCCCTGAATACTAACTTTGAACTTAAATCCGAAATGCAACAGATCATTGTGGCAGAAGCAAATTTAAAACTTGCAAAAGCCAGTATGCTGCCAGGTTTAAATACGAGTATAACCGCAGGCCTGGACAGGTTTGGGAAATATACGATGAATGGAGTGGGGAACTATGACACCAACCTTTCGCCAAATGTGAGTACCAATCAGCAAATTCCAACTCCCACACCAGATTACTTTATGGGTTTTAGAAGTTCCTGGGAGATTGATATCTGGGGGAAATTGTCAAAGCGCAAAGAGGCTGCATACTCGCGCTACCTGGCTACAAAAATGGGCCAGCAATGGCTCCGTACCCAGGTGGTCGCACAGGTTGCTCAGTTGTACTTTGAATTGATTGCCCTGGATAAACATGCCGAAATTTTAAAGCGGAATATTGCGCTTCAAAAAAAAGGTGTTGAAATTATTGAGGCTCAAATGGCAGGGGGGAGGGCTACATCATTAGCTGTTAGCCAGTTCAAAGCACAAATGATGGCTACACAAGGCAGTTCATATCAAATTACACAAGCCATTGTAAAGACCGAAAATGAACTAAACAACTTGTTAGGAAGGTTTCCTGCTCCAATCAAAAGGGATAGTTCTTCGATTACCAGGGTGCTGCCTGATCAAATTTACGCAGGTATACCTGTTAGGGTAATCTTGAACCGACCGGATATAAAACAGGCCGAGCTGGAATTAAGAGCGGCGAAAGCAGATGTTCAAGCGGCGCGTAAAGCTTTGTTGCCCTCATTCACATTAGATGCCTACAGTGGAATAAATTCCTTTAAGTTACCCCTTTTGTTTTCGCCGGGATCTTTGGCCTCTGGTGTATTAGGTGGATTAACAGCTCCGATCTTTAATAGAGGGGCACTAAAGAACGGTAACCGCATTGCAAACGCAGCACAGCTCAGTGCTTTTTACAATTATCAGCGAACAGTACTACAAGGATACCAGGAAGTTTCTACCCAATTAAGTGCAATTGATAATTACAAGCGTGCTTACCAATTGAAAACGAGCGAGGTCGGGGAATTGAAAACTGCATTGTCAACAGCCAACGATCTTTATCTTGCCGGATATGCATCCTACCTGGAAGTGATTGTTGCGCAAGGAAGTATGTTGAATTCGGAAATCGAGCAAGTGGGTTTAAAGCGTGATTCCTATATCACATTGATCAACCTTTTCAGGGCTTTGGGTGGAAATATTTCTGAATAA
- a CDS encoding PAS domain-containing protein, giving the protein MVNTDFKIISANRAFRDRMAGITGRAKDKLADADYPADLLAIWNAYYRQAMEGNSFKIIWTDTKDGNPVYEEVSFNPVFDQQDNVSAISCFSRDITEARIDRERILRQNQQLKKIAWIQSHGVRSHLANIMGLVQLLTATDMPGEEFLNMLSMLKTSADQLNQVIFDIMTQADNHDDIAD; this is encoded by the coding sequence ATGGTCAATACAGATTTTAAAATCATATCTGCCAACCGCGCCTTCCGTGATAGAATGGCTGGAATTACTGGCAGGGCGAAAGATAAATTGGCTGATGCAGATTACCCGGCAGATTTGCTGGCTATTTGGAACGCTTACTACCGCCAGGCGATGGAGGGCAACTCCTTTAAAATCATCTGGACAGATACTAAAGATGGGAATCCTGTTTATGAAGAGGTTAGCTTTAATCCAGTGTTTGATCAACAGGATAATGTTTCGGCCATCAGTTGCTTTTCAAGAGATATTACCGAAGCAAGAATAGATCGGGAAAGGATTCTCCGGCAAAATCAGCAGCTAAAGAAGATCGCATGGATACAGTCACACGGAGTAAGGTCGCATTTGGCAAATATTATGGGGCTCGTACAACTTTTAACAGCTACAGATATGCCGGGAGAAGAATTTTTAAATATGCTGTCGATGCTGAAAACTTCCGCAGACCAGCTGAACCAAGTGATATTTGATATTATGACACAAGCCGATAATCATGATGACATTGCAGATTAA